The nucleotide window TAACGTGAAGCGGACGCAAGTACACGGTGTCCAAAAAATGGGGGGAAGGGATGAGTATGGGAATGTGAAGAATATTACGGATGCAACGAGTGCGGGATGGGTGGAAGCCACACTACAGTATTGGGATAATGTTGATCTAGGTGGTGAGTATGGATCAATTCGTTCAACTAGCGGAATAGGAAGTAAAAATAAACTAACTTCTTGGGAAGGTATTTTCGTAAATGGATTCCAAGATAATATAACTCTTCTCAGACAAGATTAGAAAGGTTTAAATAGTGTCGCTTCTCAGTGATTATTAATTAATCCGCAAAGGATTTAAACACAAGGAGATTAAATAATAAAATGATAAATAGAAAAGGACTTGTTGCATTGCTTGGAACTTCACTTTTAGCATCTGCAGTCAATGCTGATGAATTAGACATGCAATTAAAAAACTCTCAAGGGATTCCTCAACCATTTGCTGCAGTTAAGAATATTTCAGGGGCAACTGTCGGATATGATGCTTTATTTGATGCAACTCGAATACATCCTACACAACCTAATAGATTAGATATTTATTCTCAAATACCTGGACATGATTTGATGGTGAATGCCTTACCTGCAGATGATTTTTCTTCAGTTACAATTATTGTTGAAGGAATCAGTTTAATTCAACCTGTAAATGCCACTCTTGAAACATCATTTATTAATGAAGGGGGGGAATTCAATGGTAAAAATCTGAATTTAGATGTTTATAATATAGTTGGTGGAGTTCCTATGTTCCAGGGGACTTATGATGCTCGAAGCGTTACAAATGGAAATGGCATTCCCCTTACTATAACAACAGGTCATTCACAAAATATAGTTTTTAGACCAACACCAATTATAAGTCCTGTGTTATATCCAGCTCGTATAACATCTCTTCATAGGGAAAATGGCACAAATTATGTGGGAACTCTTGTGAGCCCCGGATATACGAGTGTTCTTCAAATGAAAACAAACGGGTTAAATAATGGAACATGGGAAGATGTCGCGACTCATAATATTCCATTTCAAAATAGCACAAATCAAGTTATTGAAGGATTTTCAACACCTGCTGGAGAAGTTGGAGATGCTTATTTTAGAATAAAAACTCTTCCTTAAGATTAAAATTATATTTGTTGAGAATTCTGGATTCTATAGAATACAAATGAAATAAGAATGAAAAGAATGTGAAATTTAATTCTTCATATAAAATATTCTGTTTCCTGACAAATTGGAACTGGCATAATCAAGCATATTGTGAAGGTCAGTTTCTGTAAATTTCGGAATAGTTCCAATTCTGCAGGGAATTTGATTTTTCTCACAATATTCCATAATTTTATCAATCTTGGAATGGAATTCCCTAAAAAGCCAGTCTTCATAGCCTGATGTTATCCAATTTATTTCTGCTTCTGTTCTAGAAATTGGCCTTCCTAAACGTTGTCCTATCCCATATTCATGCTCTTTTAACGATGCTTCTTTCAACCCAATCCATACCTCTAATAGCATATCATATTTAGGGACATCTTAAATATAAATCTTTTTTATCCTTGAATGATTTCACATCTGTTGATTTGAGTGTTACAAAGACATTTATCAACTTCTGATATGTTCAGTTTTTCGCAATTGATTGCTTGGGGGAGCTTGTAATAGGAATCTTTTTTAAAGTATATATTTCTACAATTGAGAATTCCTTCTGGTAATTTGCAATTAGACATCTGTTCAATGCAATCAGCATCTTTTTCACAGTAGGATTGGTCATTGTAATAGGTTTTATTCACACTTATTAGTGATAAGAAATTGCTTTTTGCGCGTCCGCCCGTACTCAGCGCTGCGCGGGTGAGGGAGAATTGGTTTTTGGTCTCACCGAGCATGGCGCGACCTTATCAAGGGCGGGCCCGGGCATCAAGACGGAATTAGGCTGCAGACCGGAGGCTGGAGGCTGGAGGTTGCGGGTTGGGTTTGGGCGCGGGAGGGTGGCGGGGGACGGGAATGGAGCCCAAAGGACCCGGTGCATGGGCGCACCCCCGCCCCGAGCCGGTTGGATAATGCGGCAGTTTCAGTCGGTCAGGACGTTTTCGTAATCAGGTGTCGGCTCCACGTCGTCACAGGGTTCGTAGGTGTAGGGGCCAGAAGAGCCTGCAGGCTGGAGGCTGGAGACTGGAGGATCGTGCCAGGCACCGAGGTGGCGGAGGATCTTCTCGACGACGCGCGGGTCGTCAATGACGGCGATAACGCGCATCGGGTTCTGGCAGACGGGGCAGCGGAGGGGGTCCACGTGCCAAACCCGGAGGATGAGGTCCCGCCAGCGTTTGGAGGGGAGTTTGAGCGGCGGCGGCGGGGAGACGCCTGGGCGGTGGAACACCAGTTCCGGCGGCAGCCCCCGCTGGCGCACGCCGCGCATCTTGTTGCTGTACCACCCGTAGTAGCGGACCATCTGGGCGCCTTTGTCGGGGATGTGCTGGGTGATGGCGGCCAGGAAGTCGGTGGGGGTGAAGACTTCGAAGTTGCGGTTGATCTTGGCGTTGAGGCGGGAGCGGTAGATGACCATGTCGGTGGGGGATTCCAGGGTCATCTTTTCCACGGAGAAGGGGTTGCGCAGGATGTACTGGGCGAGGTCTTCGAGGTCGGCCTTGGCCTCGGGAGGCACGAGTTCGCCGGCATGGAGGTTGAACCCGCTGTGTTTCCAGGAGTAGAGGACCTGGACGCGTTCGGGCGGCAGCAACTTTTCCGCCACCAGCAGGCTGATGACCTTGGCCCGAAACAGTTCCTCCAGCGGCTTGAGCGGGGACTCCGGCAGGGCGTGGAAGGTGGGACAGGCGGGAGGCTGGAGACGGGAGGCTGGAGTTGGAGCCTGGGGCGGCGGGTCTGGCGGGTTCCGAAGAAAGAGGCCGTCGGCCACAAGGGCGTGGACGTGCGGGTGGAAGTCGAGGTATTCGCCGAAGGTGTGCAGCGTCATGATGATGCCCGGAACGCCTTTGGGGCAGGCGAGGGCGGTGCGGAGATAGTCGGTGAGGCTCTGGTGGGCCAAAGCGCAGAGCCGCTTGAGCAGATGGCGGTGGCGCTGGAAGTAAGGGCGGAGCATTCTGGGGATGGCCAGGACGTAATGGCGGTGCGGCACCGGCGCCACCACCCGCTCCAGGATGAACCGGGCGGTGATCTGGACATTCTTCTGGTGGCACGACGGGCAGAACCACCGGCTTTTGCAGGAAAAGGCCAGCAGGTACTCATGCTCGCAATGGTCGCAGCGGACGCGCGCGAAGCCGCGCTCCAGGTTGCCGCAGTCGAGGAATTTGTGGACCACCTCGGGGATGATGGGGCGCAGCCGGCCGTAACGCGGCGCGTAAGCCTCGGGATAGACGTCCTCGAACTCGTCATAGTGGCGGTGGGCGCACTGCCACAGCGGCGACTTCTTCGGATTTCTGGCGCGATAGACTTGCATGAA belongs to Candidatus Paceibacterota bacterium and includes:
- a CDS encoding transposase — translated: MAHVLSMLADGFMQVYRARNPKKSPLWQCAHRHYDEFEDVYPEAYAPRYGRLRPIIPEVVHKFLDCGNLERGFARVRCDHCEHEYLLAFSCKSRWFCPSCHQKNVQITARFILERVVAPVPHRHYVLAIPRMLRPYFQRHRHLLKRLCALAHQSLTDYLRTALACPKGVPGIIMTLHTFGEYLDFHPHVHALVADGLFLRNPPDPPPQAPTPASRLQPPACPTFHALPESPLKPLEELFRAKVISLLVAEKLLPPERVQVLYSWKHSGFNLHAGELVPPEAKADLEDLAQYILRNPFSVEKMTLESPTDMVIYRSRLNAKINRNFEVFTPTDFLAAITQHIPDKGAQMVRYYGWYSNKMRGVRQRGLPPELVFHRPGVSPPPPLKLPSKRWRDLILRVWHVDPLRCPVCQNPMRVIAVIDDPRVVEKILRHLGAWHDPPVSSLQPAGSSGPYTYEPCDDVEPTPDYENVLTD